The following coding sequences lie in one Mycobacterium sp. Z3061 genomic window:
- a CDS encoding GMC family oxidoreductase N-terminal domain-containing protein, with the protein MDIQRDYVVIGTGSAGAVVINRLTADPGTEVVALEAGPGDTNRFIGIPAAFSKLFRSEVDWDYLTEPQPELANRQIYWPRGKVLGGCSSMNAMMWVRGFGADYDEWAKRADEHWSGSAALEYYRRIEDVTAAWHFVSGDDSGVTGPLHISRQRSPRPLTAAWLAATRECGYPVARPNSTAPEGFCETVVTQRRGARFSTADAYLKPAMSRKNLTLLTDATATRILFEGTRAIGVEYQRAGHSHVVHARREVVLCGGAVNSPQLLMLSGVGDRDHLAEHGIESVVHAPEVGQNLIDHLVTPVGFDVDDGSLFSAEKPKQLISYLLRRRGMLTSNVGEAYGFVRSDPDLELPDLELIFAPAPFYDEALQPAAGHGVVFGPILVAPESRGQITLRSADPYDKPVIDPRYLSDPRDREAMMVGLRICAELAQAPSLRDVLGPVVRPRNCAGLDDATLEQALNMCSHTLYHPMGTCRMGNDEDSVVDPHLKVRGVDHLRVADASVMPSTIRGHTHAPSVLIGERAADLIRS; encoded by the coding sequence ATGGACATTCAGCGCGACTATGTAGTGATCGGCACCGGCTCCGCCGGCGCCGTCGTGATCAATCGGCTCACCGCCGACCCGGGAACCGAGGTGGTGGCGCTCGAGGCCGGCCCGGGCGACACCAACCGGTTCATCGGAATCCCCGCAGCGTTCTCCAAACTCTTCCGCTCCGAGGTCGACTGGGATTACCTCACCGAACCCCAACCCGAACTCGCCAACCGCCAAATCTACTGGCCCCGAGGAAAAGTCCTCGGCGGCTGCTCTTCGATGAACGCGATGATGTGGGTTCGCGGTTTCGGCGCGGACTACGACGAATGGGCCAAGCGGGCCGACGAGCACTGGTCCGGCTCCGCCGCGCTGGAGTACTACCGGCGCATCGAGGACGTCACCGCCGCCTGGCACTTCGTCAGCGGTGACGACAGCGGGGTCACCGGGCCGTTGCACATCTCCCGGCAACGCAGTCCGCGACCGCTGACCGCCGCCTGGCTGGCCGCCACGCGTGAATGCGGATACCCGGTGGCCCGTCCGAATTCGACAGCGCCCGAAGGCTTTTGCGAAACCGTGGTCACGCAGCGCCGCGGCGCCCGGTTCAGCACCGCCGACGCCTACCTCAAGCCGGCCATGAGCCGAAAGAACCTCACCCTGCTCACCGACGCCACCGCCACCCGGATTCTCTTCGAGGGCACCAGGGCGATCGGCGTGGAATACCAACGCGCCGGCCACAGTCACGTCGTGCACGCCCGTCGCGAAGTGGTGCTCTGTGGCGGCGCAGTCAACAGCCCGCAGCTACTCATGCTCTCCGGCGTCGGCGACCGCGACCACCTGGCCGAACACGGCATCGAGAGCGTGGTTCACGCACCCGAAGTGGGCCAGAACCTGATCGACCACCTGGTGACGCCGGTAGGTTTCGACGTCGACGACGGCAGCCTGTTCTCCGCCGAGAAGCCGAAGCAGTTGATCAGCTACCTGCTGCGCCGGCGCGGCATGCTCACCTCCAACGTCGGCGAGGCGTACGGATTCGTGCGCAGCGACCCCGACCTCGAGCTTCCCGACCTGGAACTGATCTTCGCGCCGGCACCCTTCTACGACGAGGCGCTGCAACCCGCGGCCGGGCACGGCGTTGTCTTCGGGCCGATCCTGGTCGCACCCGAGAGCCGCGGACAGATCACGCTGCGCTCCGCCGACCCATACGACAAACCCGTCATCGACCCGCGCTACCTGTCCGATCCCAGAGATCGCGAGGCCATGATGGTGGGTCTGCGGATCTGCGCGGAACTGGCCCAGGCGCCGTCGCTGCGTGACGTCCTTGGCCCGGTGGTGCGGCCACGCAACTGCGCCGGACTCGATGACGCCACCCTCGAACAGGCGCTCAATATGTGCTCGCACACCCTGTATCACCCGATGGGCACCTGCCGGATGGGCAACGACGAGGACAGCGTGGTGGACCCGCACCTCAAGGTGCGGGGCGTCGACCACCTGCGAGTCGCCGACGCCTCGGTGATGCCCAGCACCATTCGCGGGCACACCCACGCGCCTTCGGTGCTGATCGGGGAGAGGGCCGCGGATCTGATCCGCAGCTAA